The nucleotide sequence GGCAAACACTGCTGTTGGCCTTTCTTCCTTAGTAAATACTTCTTCTATCTTATTTTGTGTGTTATCTACAACTTCTATGCTGTTTCCCTTACCCACATCTATAACTTTATTGTATTGAAAATGCTTCTCCTGTAATATTTCATTATATATTTTTTCTTTTATATCATAGGAAAAGCTCTTACGTCCTCTAACAAAGGCAATTTTCTTATGTCCCAATCCTATAAGATATTCAAAGGCATCTCTTGTACCAACCTCTTCATCGTATATCACCAAATTACATTTTGAAGCAGTAGGGGCTCCATTGATTATGATTACAGGCACATTCTTATTTATTTCATCATAAAATCCATTTTTTAAGTTTTCAAATCTTGGGTCTATGACGATTATTCCATCCACCTGCCTGGATACAATACGTTCTGCTACTTCTCTTTCATGGACCGCATCCCCTTCAGTGTTGGAAAGTGCAATGCTATAGCCCATTTCCTTTATGTGCTCTTCAATAGATTCAACTATAGTAGGGAAGAATAAATTGGTTATTCCCGGAACTATTACACCAATCATAGAAGTCTTTTTAGTGATGAGACTTCGCGCCGCGGCATTGGGTTTATAATTTAATTTTTCTATAGCCCTTTCTATCTTTTCCCGGGTCTCTTTCTTCACAGGGTAATTGTTATTAACCACTCTGGACACGGTAGTAATGGACACTCCCGCTTCCTTAGCCACTTCGTTTATAGTAACCGGCATAATATCACTCCTAGAAAACCTTTTCCTTAAATATATAATAACAGATGTGAATATATTTTTCAAGTTTTCTTTTTAGAATTAGTAATGGGAAGTACCCTTCATAAAAAAATAAATCCCTTACGTATCTTCTGTGTTCTCCATGATTTCCGTTTTTTTTATATTTTCTATCTCAATCTTCCTTACAGCCTCCATATAGACCCTATTAATCCCCATACCCAGTTTGCTTGCTATAGCCTTGCAGTCCTCATACTCCGGCTTGGCCTTGACCACTTTATCGTCCAAATATCCGTATTTTACTCTTACTTCTTCATCATAAACCGTAACTTTTCCAAAGCTTCTCTTCAGCATTTTCTTTTCTACTGCAAAGCTCCTTACTCCAAAGGTGGAAGTCTCATTGAATATAATGTGTTCAATCTCCTCCTTATTCTTCTCTGTGCACAACACACTTAGCTTAACCGCCGGTCTTCCCTTTTTCATAATAATGGGTGTTATATAAACATCCAGCGCTCCATTGTCCAGTAATTTATTAAATATGTAGTCATAGCCTTCAGAATTCATGTCATC is from Clostridium thermarum and encodes:
- a CDS encoding LacI family DNA-binding transcriptional regulator; its protein translation is MPVTINEVAKEAGVSITTVSRVVNNNYPVKKETREKIERAIEKLNYKPNAAARSLITKKTSMIGVIVPGITNLFFPTIVESIEEHIKEMGYSIALSNTEGDAVHEREVAERIVSRQVDGIIVIDPRFENLKNGFYDEINKNVPVIIINGAPTASKCNLVIYDEEVGTRDAFEYLIGLGHKKIAFVRGRKSFSYDIKEKIYNEILQEKHFQYNKVIDVGKGNSIEVVDNTQNKIEEVFTKEERPTAVFACNDLMAVGVLNACSKLSIKVPEELSVIGCDNTLIAHISSPKLTSVDLDMKEIGRRAAQELISTIEKSNRSKSKIIMDTKLIIRDSCAKP